From a region of the Spelaeicoccus albus genome:
- a CDS encoding C-terminal binding protein, whose amino-acid sequence MSHSTATRPIAVYTDVDDTDPAPGIDLLEKHGFEVRVLGTRDPREIIAGAREADALLPGYAPITREIIEALPRLKVVALMSMGFDYVDLDAAGEHGVWVTNVPGAATEEVAAHALALLLHSVRQLRFYTTSANPTDWNGRAPQAPPRLSEITLGIVGLGRIGRELARVAGPLFGRILGYDPLLPETPDVRADLERAGVTRTSLEEVRSGANVLSLHLPLTEETEHMIDDAFVADMPAGSVLVNVSRGALVDSAALAAALDSGHLAGAALDVLDEEPPPPGHPLVGRDDVVLTPHIAYFSERTEVEYVRIQAQNAITLIADGVPDTPVNRPMDSDEGRA is encoded by the coding sequence ATGTCACATAGCACAGCAACGCGGCCAATTGCGGTCTACACCGACGTCGACGACACAGACCCCGCGCCCGGGATCGACCTTCTGGAAAAGCACGGCTTCGAAGTACGCGTACTCGGCACTCGTGATCCGCGGGAAATCATCGCCGGCGCTCGCGAGGCCGATGCGCTCCTGCCCGGATATGCGCCGATCACCCGGGAGATCATCGAGGCGCTGCCGCGGCTGAAGGTCGTGGCCCTGATGTCCATGGGTTTTGACTACGTCGACCTCGACGCCGCCGGCGAACACGGCGTGTGGGTGACGAACGTTCCCGGCGCCGCGACCGAAGAGGTCGCGGCACATGCGCTCGCGCTACTGCTGCACAGCGTGCGGCAATTGAGGTTTTACACGACTTCGGCCAATCCGACGGACTGGAACGGGCGTGCTCCGCAGGCGCCGCCGCGCTTGAGTGAAATCACGCTTGGCATCGTCGGCCTTGGCCGGATCGGGCGTGAACTTGCCAGAGTCGCCGGCCCGCTTTTCGGCCGGATACTCGGATATGATCCGCTTCTTCCGGAGACTCCGGACGTACGGGCGGACCTCGAGCGTGCCGGAGTGACGCGGACGAGCCTCGAGGAGGTGCGTAGCGGCGCGAACGTGTTGTCGCTGCACTTGCCGCTCACCGAGGAAACCGAGCACATGATCGACGACGCATTTGTCGCCGACATGCCGGCGGGCTCCGTGCTCGTGAATGTGTCGCGAGGCGCCCTCGTGGACTCCGCTGCGCTCGCCGCGGCGCTTGATTCCGGACACCTGGCCGGAGCGGCCCTCGATGTCCTCGATGAAGAACCGCCGCCGCCGGGCCACCCGCTTGTGGGGCGCGACGACGTGGTGCTGACGCCGCACATCGCCTATTTCTCAGAGCGCACCGAGGTTGAATATGTGCGGATCCAAGCGCAGAACGCCATCACGTTGATTGCGGACGGCGTGCCGGACACCCCGGTGAACCGGCCGATGGACTCCGATGAGGGAAGGGCATGA
- a CDS encoding amidohydrolase: protein MIVASLTDEVKQTARKWIDDHLEQLVQWHTHIWELAEPAWREYKSQRWYVETLRGEGFDVEDGSAGMPTAFCAIWSNGDGPTLLTYAEYDAVPGNNQAASTAEEPRQGLSRFAPGHTDPHSALGISTLAGLLATKHAMEQHGVTGTLKYTGEPAEKMHGSKVVHGLRGYYDDADAIVSFHPFYMLPLCNTARWDTHCGAYFSKVYTFTCDRPETWQMSSTDPNSPIPASHSAARAPGANVALMQMYTASRTMLDSMLPATGGWSFSDAILTDGQATADNLPQRVARIQFSWRTPDIEMAEHICAVLDRNAEAAAMMAHCESDDRWVARSRPGRANHVLADALYANLEQVGAPVYGPEAVDVARGIQESLGHESSDRPFLRQTEQLISPQQAERKLREHMPAWQRNWTSDDYVEMSHYAPLVRFYVARPALEPVAGAGPYPAWVMNALGGIPATIAPTIVTTGKTIAGTFLDLFTSPELLTAAKQEFDSRVAAEPIPALLPADFEAPIDLPWPDYSQTGESRYW from the coding sequence ATGATCGTGGCGTCATTAACGGATGAAGTGAAGCAGACTGCCCGGAAGTGGATCGATGACCACCTTGAGCAACTCGTGCAGTGGCACACGCACATCTGGGAACTTGCCGAACCGGCATGGCGTGAGTACAAATCGCAACGTTGGTACGTGGAGACGCTACGGGGCGAAGGGTTCGACGTCGAGGACGGTTCGGCGGGCATGCCGACTGCCTTCTGCGCGATTTGGAGCAATGGTGATGGCCCCACGCTGCTGACGTACGCCGAATATGACGCGGTGCCGGGCAATAATCAAGCGGCCTCCACGGCGGAAGAGCCCCGGCAGGGGCTCAGCCGATTCGCCCCGGGACACACCGATCCACATTCGGCTCTCGGCATTTCGACTCTCGCCGGGCTCCTGGCCACCAAGCACGCCATGGAACAACATGGCGTCACCGGCACGCTGAAATACACGGGTGAGCCTGCCGAGAAGATGCACGGGTCCAAAGTGGTGCACGGGCTACGCGGCTATTACGACGACGCCGATGCAATCGTGTCCTTCCACCCGTTCTACATGCTCCCGTTGTGCAATACCGCCCGCTGGGACACCCACTGCGGGGCGTATTTCAGCAAGGTGTACACGTTCACGTGCGACCGGCCGGAGACGTGGCAGATGTCGAGCACCGATCCCAACTCGCCGATTCCCGCATCACACTCGGCCGCCAGGGCCCCGGGCGCCAACGTGGCGCTGATGCAGATGTACACGGCGTCGCGCACGATGCTCGACTCGATGTTGCCGGCGACCGGCGGTTGGAGCTTTTCCGATGCGATTCTGACCGATGGCCAGGCCACGGCGGACAATCTGCCGCAGCGGGTCGCGCGCATCCAGTTTTCCTGGCGCACCCCCGATATCGAGATGGCGGAACATATTTGCGCGGTGCTCGATCGAAATGCCGAGGCGGCGGCGATGATGGCGCATTGCGAGAGCGACGACCGCTGGGTCGCGCGCAGCCGCCCCGGACGAGCCAACCACGTCCTCGCCGACGCGCTGTATGCGAATCTCGAACAAGTCGGCGCTCCCGTGTACGGGCCCGAAGCCGTCGATGTCGCCCGCGGGATCCAGGAATCGCTTGGCCACGAGTCGTCGGATCGACCGTTTTTACGGCAAACCGAGCAGCTGATTTCGCCGCAGCAAGCCGAGCGGAAACTGCGCGAGCATATGCCGGCTTGGCAGCGAAACTGGACGAGCGACGATTACGTCGAGATGTCGCACTACGCGCCCCTCGTGCGGTTCTACGTTGCGCGCCCGGCGCTCGAGCCCGTCGCCGGCGCCGGGCCGTATCCGGCATGGGTGATGAACGCTCTCGGTGGAATCCCCGCCACTATCGCCCCGACAATCGTGACAACCGGTAAGACGATCGCCGGCACGTTCCTCGACCTGTTCACGAGCCCCGAACTGCTCACCGCTGCCAAGCAGGAGTTCGATTCGCGTGTTGCGGCCGAGCCGATACCGGCCCTGCTGCCTGCGGATTTCGAAGCGCCGATCGATCTGCCCTGGCCCGATTATTCTCAGACCGGTGAGAGTCGGTATTGGTAG
- a CDS encoding amidohydrolase, translated as MRHLATYDDRDSAPTIITAGTILTVDDNSPTVEAMLIERGKIVAIGSLDEVETAARNSGLTPMREDFPGATVVPGFVDAHAHPLMYGQMLTWVDVGPGRAGSIPEIVELMREKATKLPAGVPVRGYGYEQRNLAERRHPTKEELDEIATDREVYIMNASGHGGVVNSFTFDKYGVTRDTANPEGGEYFRDASGELTGELSDAACNMLTGLHGVKIGHHGPNFHLSDEPAEHQRQLDLVQKEFLAGGVTALGDAQVSKRELAAYLEMADRGALQVRVSMYFLSHLLEQVIELGLTGPFGNAFLSIAGIKLYADGTLGGWTAYFPEGYVGDPCRTGQLYHQPGEYTELVRTAHAAGLQTATHAQSPTAITMVVDAIEQALKDRPDADARHRIEHCGLPDPVDIKRMAELGIRPVNQTQHYYNWGEGVEQAIGTPGERFNPLGEFRDAGVPATLSSDAPVAEPLPLEAIQAAVTRVTRRGHKLGPDDLCISAEAALRAHTLEGAVSLGRDNEFGSLTPGKRADFVVLGDNPLEASPESIAAIPVVETWVDGSARFQANA; from the coding sequence GTGCGGCACCTTGCAACATACGATGATCGCGATTCGGCACCGACGATCATCACGGCCGGAACAATCCTGACGGTCGACGACAACAGCCCGACCGTCGAAGCCATGCTCATCGAGCGCGGAAAAATCGTGGCGATCGGCAGCCTTGACGAAGTCGAGACCGCGGCACGAAACTCCGGTCTGACCCCGATGCGAGAGGACTTTCCCGGCGCGACCGTCGTCCCCGGCTTCGTCGATGCGCACGCCCACCCGCTGATGTACGGGCAAATGCTCACCTGGGTCGACGTGGGCCCAGGGCGCGCCGGGTCCATCCCGGAGATCGTCGAACTCATGCGCGAGAAGGCGACAAAGTTGCCCGCCGGCGTGCCGGTACGCGGATACGGCTATGAACAGCGCAACCTCGCCGAACGCCGGCATCCGACCAAGGAGGAACTCGACGAGATCGCCACCGACCGTGAGGTGTACATCATGAACGCCTCCGGACACGGCGGGGTGGTGAACAGCTTCACCTTCGACAAGTACGGCGTCACCCGGGACACGGCAAATCCCGAAGGCGGCGAGTACTTCCGCGATGCGTCGGGTGAACTCACCGGCGAGCTTTCGGATGCCGCCTGCAACATGCTCACCGGACTACACGGCGTCAAGATCGGCCACCACGGACCGAACTTTCACCTCTCCGACGAGCCGGCTGAACACCAACGTCAGCTCGACCTGGTCCAGAAAGAATTCCTCGCCGGCGGCGTCACGGCCCTCGGCGACGCGCAAGTGTCGAAGCGTGAACTCGCCGCCTATCTGGAGATGGCCGACCGCGGGGCGCTCCAGGTGCGCGTATCGATGTACTTCCTTTCCCATTTGCTGGAACAGGTCATCGAGCTTGGCCTCACCGGGCCGTTCGGCAACGCCTTCCTTTCGATCGCGGGCATCAAGCTGTACGCCGACGGAACGCTCGGCGGCTGGACGGCGTACTTTCCCGAAGGGTACGTCGGAGACCCGTGTCGCACCGGGCAGCTTTACCATCAACCGGGCGAGTACACCGAACTCGTGCGCACAGCCCACGCCGCGGGGCTGCAGACCGCGACGCACGCACAGTCACCGACCGCGATCACCATGGTTGTCGACGCTATCGAGCAAGCACTGAAAGACCGGCCCGACGCCGATGCGCGCCACCGCATCGAGCATTGCGGCCTGCCCGACCCCGTGGACATCAAGCGAATGGCCGAACTCGGCATCCGCCCGGTCAATCAGACCCAGCATTATTACAACTGGGGCGAGGGCGTCGAACAGGCCATCGGCACACCCGGTGAACGGTTCAACCCGTTGGGGGAGTTCCGGGACGCCGGGGTACCGGCGACGCTTTCGTCGGACGCGCCGGTCGCCGAACCGCTGCCGCTCGAAGCTATCCAGGCCGCCGTCACACGGGTGACCCGCCGGGGCCACAAGCTGGGGCCGGATGACTTGTGCATCTCTGCGGAAGCCGCTTTGCGCGCCCACACGCTCGAAGGCGCCGTGTCGCTCGGACGCGACAACGAATTCGGGTCGCTCACCCCCGGTAAACGAGCCGACTTTGTCGTGCTCGGTGACAACCCATTGGAGGCGTCCCCGGAGTCAATTGCGGCAATACCGGTCGTGGAGACCTGGGTCGACGGGAGCGCGCGGTTCCAAGCGAACGCCTAA
- the speB gene encoding agmatinase, whose product MNRTPVGPLDASKTPRFAGLSTFARLPRIEDVDGTDIAVVGIPFDTGVSYRPGARFGPEHVRASSRLLRPYNPAQDFSGWEAVQVADAGDIAANPYHIDKAVRQVADAAAELGSSVSRILTLGGDHTIAYPLLQAINAKCGPVAVLHFDAHLDTWDTYFEEPVTHGTPFRRASEEGLIDRTASMHVGTRGPLYGKQDLEDDERLGFSLVTSEYVEEHGIPSALARIRKRVGDKPLYISVDIDVLDPAHAPGTGTPEAGGLTSRELLRLIRGLTDLRIVGADVVEVAPAYDHAQMTGIAASHVAYELMTAMAQAIVREREAE is encoded by the coding sequence ATGAACCGCACACCAGTTGGACCGCTGGACGCGTCAAAGACTCCGAGGTTTGCCGGGCTTTCCACGTTCGCCAGGCTGCCCCGCATTGAGGACGTCGACGGAACCGACATCGCGGTAGTCGGCATTCCGTTCGATACCGGCGTCAGCTACCGGCCGGGCGCGCGGTTCGGCCCCGAACATGTGCGGGCGTCGAGCCGTTTACTGCGCCCCTACAACCCGGCGCAGGACTTCTCCGGGTGGGAAGCAGTGCAGGTCGCGGACGCCGGCGACATCGCCGCGAACCCGTACCACATCGACAAAGCGGTACGTCAGGTCGCCGACGCCGCAGCCGAACTGGGAAGCTCCGTGAGCCGGATCCTCACCCTCGGCGGCGACCATACGATCGCCTACCCGCTTCTCCAGGCGATCAACGCGAAATGCGGACCCGTCGCCGTCCTGCATTTTGACGCGCACCTTGACACTTGGGACACCTATTTCGAGGAGCCCGTCACGCACGGTACGCCGTTTCGCCGCGCGTCGGAGGAGGGACTCATCGACCGGACGGCGTCCATGCATGTCGGCACCCGCGGTCCGTTGTACGGCAAACAGGACCTCGAGGACGACGAGCGGCTCGGTTTCTCGCTCGTCACCAGCGAGTACGTCGAAGAACACGGGATCCCCTCGGCACTGGCGAGGATCCGGAAGCGGGTCGGCGACAAACCGCTGTACATTTCCGTCGACATTGACGTGCTCGACCCGGCCCACGCGCCCGGAACCGGAACCCCCGAAGCAGGAGGCTTGACGAGCCGCGAGCTGCTCAGACTCATCCGTGGGCTCACCGATCTCCGTATCGTCGGAGCCGACGTGGTCGAGGTGGCACCTGCGTACGACCACGCGCAGATGACGGGGATCGCTGCGAGCCACGTCGCCTATGAGCTCATGACGGCCATGGCGCAGGCAATCGTGCGCGAGCGCGAGGCCGAATAG
- a CDS encoding thiamine pyrophosphate-binding protein: protein METTPKRTTGWAVIETLRNYGIDTVFGIPGTHNLELYRPLTPLGIRPVTTRHEQGAGYAADGWSLQTGKPGVVLTTSGPGLLNALSAAGTAYCESRPMILLAPGPSRGSEFADAGTLHETKDQFGAASAIVERAHRVQSAQEAVDAVHGAFELFRAGRPRPVYIEIPLDLLEEETALAGEVLAARSAEPTPGPDANAISEAAKLLDAAADPVILAGGGSRHASAELQAVAERLGAPVVTTLNAKGVLDEHHPLSLGSNLRLAAARNRARDADVLLVVGSKLGDAELWVDRLGARGRVIRIDVLESQLDKNQTADVGIVADARVALAALADALGSGEPGTNHRAEETRAAVRSEVAELSHDNARLADHLAAVLPENAIVATDSSQIAYWGLLNTLRVTAPNSTPYMSTYATLGYGLPAGLGARIAAPNRPTFVVTGDGALMFSIQELMTIVEQHLDVTVIVIDNGGYAEIKQNEADVGIAPVAVDLAQPDWAAVATAFGGTGRRAVSGHELADAIDAAVAGGGLQLIHIDQSNFR, encoded by the coding sequence ATGGAAACTACACCCAAGCGCACGACCGGATGGGCAGTCATCGAGACGCTGCGCAATTACGGTATTGACACCGTGTTCGGCATCCCGGGCACCCACAACCTCGAGCTGTACCGCCCGCTGACGCCCCTCGGGATCCGTCCGGTCACCACCCGCCACGAACAAGGCGCGGGATACGCTGCCGACGGGTGGTCATTGCAGACCGGCAAGCCGGGCGTCGTCCTGACCACGAGCGGGCCCGGTCTGCTGAACGCGCTATCGGCGGCCGGCACCGCGTATTGCGAATCCCGCCCGATGATCCTGCTCGCGCCGGGCCCGTCGCGGGGAAGCGAGTTCGCCGACGCCGGAACGCTGCATGAAACCAAAGACCAGTTCGGCGCCGCTTCGGCGATTGTCGAACGAGCGCATCGCGTGCAGTCGGCGCAGGAGGCGGTCGACGCCGTCCACGGAGCGTTCGAGTTGTTCCGGGCGGGGCGTCCGCGGCCCGTCTATATCGAGATCCCGCTCGACCTGCTCGAAGAGGAAACAGCGCTCGCCGGCGAGGTGCTTGCCGCCCGGTCGGCCGAGCCGACGCCCGGCCCGGATGCGAACGCGATCAGCGAAGCGGCCAAGCTGCTGGACGCCGCCGCCGACCCCGTCATCCTAGCCGGAGGCGGCTCACGGCATGCGAGCGCCGAGTTGCAGGCCGTCGCCGAACGGCTCGGCGCCCCCGTCGTGACGACGCTGAACGCGAAAGGGGTGCTCGATGAACACCATCCGCTGTCCCTGGGATCGAATTTGCGACTGGCCGCCGCGCGGAACCGCGCCCGAGATGCCGACGTGCTGCTCGTCGTCGGGTCCAAGCTCGGCGACGCCGAACTGTGGGTCGACCGGCTGGGCGCTCGCGGCCGGGTGATTCGCATCGACGTGCTTGAATCCCAGCTGGACAAAAATCAAACCGCTGACGTCGGGATCGTCGCCGATGCGCGGGTGGCGCTCGCCGCACTCGCCGACGCGCTCGGCAGCGGCGAGCCCGGCACCAATCATCGCGCGGAAGAAACGCGAGCGGCGGTGCGTTCCGAGGTGGCCGAGCTGTCGCATGACAATGCTCGGCTTGCCGACCACCTCGCCGCAGTGCTGCCGGAGAATGCCATCGTCGCGACGGACTCCTCGCAGATCGCCTATTGGGGGCTGCTCAACACATTGCGGGTCACTGCGCCGAACTCGACGCCGTACATGTCGACGTACGCCACACTCGGCTACGGCCTCCCTGCCGGGCTCGGCGCCCGCATAGCCGCTCCGAACCGACCCACCTTCGTCGTCACCGGCGACGGCGCGCTCATGTTCTCGATTCAGGAACTCATGACGATCGTCGAACAGCACCTCGACGTGACGGTGATCGTGATCGACAACGGCGGGTACGCCGAAATCAAGCAGAACGAAGCGGACGTCGGCATCGCGCCGGTCGCCGTCGACCTGGCGCAGCCGGACTGGGCCGCGGTCGCCACGGCATTCGGCGGCACCGGGCGCCGGGCCGTCTCCGGGCACGAGCTGGCCGACGCTATCGACGCGGCGGTCGCGGGCGGCGGCTTGCAACTTATCCACATCGATCAGTCGAACTTTAGGTAG